A single window of Vibrio stylophorae DNA harbors:
- a CDS encoding cation:proton antiporter, which produces MQVGHEALILSAVGVVGLGCQWLAWRLRLPAILFLLLAGIAMGPLFQWLDPDALLGNLLFPLVSLAVAVILFEGSLTLNKKEIQAVSGSVWSIVSIGAFVSWALTGIATHYILGFSWELAILFGSLTVVTGPTVIVPLLRTVRPSAKLGNILRWEGILIDPIGALLVVMVYEFIVSHNAVNSLEVFALLILIGMGLGALSGMAVATILRRRWIPDYLQPFAVLMVVLGVFALSNHLESEAGLLSVTVMGMWLANAKGINIQKILHFKEHLTIMLITGLFIFLAARIHLDDFAALGVAALILFAVMQLVSRPISILIATWRSGLDWREKCFLAWVAPRGIVAASISSLFAIKLTDYGVENATLLVPLTFMVIIGTVVLQSASARPIAKALHVAEVEPRGFLLIGANRVAQAFGQALAKYDRRVLLTDSNWDYVSQVRMLGLDAYYGNPISSHAEDNLNLIGIGHVVALTADQHFNMMACMRFLEDFGDEKVHCLQKNKRSANRPKNFQQSESSKMESTRRDSSKRDTDKHAVAQQYHGQLLMGGRVSYSQLASLMSQGAEVRHTKLSEAFSYQDYLAHHQQNYLQPLFYVTGDRDIVFCDDLDTFLPPNHSIVVAMILESNDAATATKHADINEREQ; this is translated from the coding sequence ATGCAAGTGGGTCATGAAGCGTTAATTCTCTCAGCTGTCGGGGTGGTTGGCTTAGGATGTCAGTGGCTGGCATGGCGTTTACGTCTGCCAGCCATTTTGTTTTTATTGCTTGCGGGTATTGCCATGGGACCGCTATTTCAGTGGCTCGATCCCGATGCGTTACTGGGCAATTTGCTGTTTCCGCTGGTGTCGCTGGCGGTGGCCGTTATTTTGTTTGAGGGCAGTTTGACCCTCAATAAAAAAGAGATTCAAGCGGTGAGCGGCTCGGTCTGGAGTATTGTTTCCATCGGCGCTTTTGTCTCATGGGCGCTGACGGGTATCGCCACCCATTATATTTTGGGATTTTCATGGGAGCTGGCCATTCTCTTTGGCAGCTTGACTGTGGTGACCGGCCCAACCGTGATCGTGCCCTTGCTACGTACTGTGAGGCCGAGCGCCAAACTGGGCAATATTCTGCGCTGGGAGGGGATTTTAATCGATCCTATCGGCGCGCTGTTGGTGGTGATGGTTTATGAATTTATTGTCTCGCACAATGCGGTCAATAGCCTTGAGGTCTTTGCATTACTGATATTGATTGGTATGGGCTTGGGGGCGCTTTCGGGGATGGCGGTGGCGACGATTTTACGTCGTCGTTGGATCCCTGACTATTTACAGCCCTTTGCTGTGTTGATGGTGGTATTGGGCGTTTTTGCGCTGTCCAATCATTTAGAGTCGGAAGCGGGATTGCTCTCGGTCACCGTGATGGGCATGTGGCTTGCCAATGCCAAGGGGATCAACATTCAAAAGATCCTGCATTTTAAAGAGCATCTCACCATTATGCTCATCACAGGTTTGTTTATCTTTTTAGCTGCGCGCATTCACCTTGATGATTTTGCGGCGCTGGGTGTAGCGGCGCTTATTTTGTTTGCGGTGATGCAACTGGTGTCGCGGCCCATCTCTATTTTGATCGCCACTTGGCGAAGCGGCCTTGATTGGCGCGAAAAGTGCTTTTTAGCGTGGGTGGCACCAAGGGGCATTGTTGCCGCTTCGATCTCCTCACTATTTGCGATTAAGCTCACCGATTATGGCGTTGAAAACGCGACGTTATTAGTACCGCTGACTTTTATGGTGATCATTGGTACTGTGGTTTTGCAAAGTGCCAGCGCGCGCCCCATCGCCAAGGCATTGCATGTCGCCGAGGTTGAGCCGCGTGGATTTTTGCTGATTGGCGCTAACCGCGTTGCGCAGGCCTTTGGTCAAGCGCTTGCGAAATACGACCGCCGCGTGCTGCTCACGGATTCTAACTGGGATTATGTCAGCCAAGTACGAATGCTGGGTTTGGATGCATATTATGGCAATCCCATCTCCAGTCATGCCGAAGACAACCTGAATCTCATAGGAATTGGCCATGTGGTGGCTCTGACCGCTGACCAGCATTTCAATATGATGGCTTGCATGCGTTTTCTTGAGGATTTTGGCGATGAGAAGGTGCACTGCTTGCAAAAAAACAAACGCAGCGCCAACCGTCCTAAAAATTTTCAGCAATCTGAATCGTCAAAAATGGAATCAACGCGTCGTGATAGTTCGAAGCGTGACACGGACAAGCATGCCGTGGCGCAGCAATATCATGGTCAGCTGTTGATGGGTGGCCGCGTTAGCTATAGCCAGTTGGCGAGTTTAATGAGTCAAGGTGCTGAAGTGCGCCATACTAAGCTGAGTGAAGCTTTTAGTTATCAAGATTATCTTGCGCATCATCAGCAGAATTATCTGCAACCGCTGTTTTATGTGACCGGGGATCGCGACATCGTGTTTTGCGATGATCTTGATACCTTTTTGCCGCCCAATCACAGTATTGTGGTCGCAATGATCTTAGAATCGAATGATGCAGCGACGGCAACGAAGCACGCTGACATCAACGAAAGAGAACAATAA
- a CDS encoding aspartate aminotransferase family protein, whose amino-acid sequence MNIFEQRESNLRGYCRIYPTVFTSAQNARQVDEQGKSYLDFFAGAGVLNFGHNNARMTRAVIDYIEANGVIHSLDMSTSAKRAFMQTFVDVVLTPRNMPHKLQFVGPTGTNAVEAALKLARRVTDRTEIVAFHHAFHGMTLGSLAATANGYFRGAAGVPLNHVSHHPFGCDTPCIGCNLGCHQGNGQAYLAQLRARYMDSSSGFEKPAAFLVEVVQAEGGVNVADKQWLLGVQQLAHDLGALLIIDDIQAGMGRTGSFFSFDDYDLNPDIVCLAKGLGGWGTPIAMNLVKPEWDAHWSPGEHTGTFRGQNLSFVAGTEALKYFEDPDFLDSVAKKSALMREQLRPLERHAQIQIRGKGMMIGIDIQDGDMAKRVVSRCFEQGLLLGACGTGGRVIKLIPPLTIDEDDLITGLAIVVDAITSEQGGDDALS is encoded by the coding sequence ATGAATATCTTTGAACAGCGAGAGTCGAACTTACGCGGCTATTGTCGAATTTACCCCACGGTCTTTACCAGCGCACAAAATGCACGGCAGGTCGATGAGCAGGGCAAAAGCTATCTGGATTTTTTTGCGGGCGCTGGCGTTTTAAATTTTGGCCATAACAATGCGCGGATGACCCGCGCGGTGATCGATTATATTGAGGCCAATGGCGTGATCCATAGCCTTGATATGAGCACCTCCGCCAAACGCGCCTTTATGCAAACCTTTGTTGATGTGGTGCTGACCCCACGCAATATGCCGCACAAGCTCCAATTTGTAGGGCCCACGGGCACCAATGCCGTGGAAGCTGCTTTAAAACTGGCACGACGCGTCACAGATCGCACTGAAATCGTCGCGTTTCATCACGCCTTTCACGGGATGACTTTAGGCTCACTAGCGGCCACGGCCAACGGCTATTTTCGCGGTGCGGCTGGCGTACCGCTCAATCATGTCAGCCATCACCCCTTTGGCTGCGACACGCCTTGTATCGGGTGCAACCTCGGTTGTCATCAAGGCAATGGCCAAGCCTATTTAGCGCAGCTTCGCGCGCGATATATGGACAGCTCCTCAGGGTTTGAAAAACCAGCGGCATTTCTCGTCGAGGTGGTTCAGGCCGAAGGCGGCGTCAATGTCGCGGATAAACAGTGGCTACTGGGCGTTCAGCAGCTGGCTCATGATTTAGGGGCGCTGCTGATCATTGATGATATTCAAGCTGGCATGGGCCGCACGGGCTCATTTTTTAGCTTTGATGATTACGATCTCAATCCAGACATTGTCTGTCTTGCCAAGGGACTTGGCGGCTGGGGAACCCCTATTGCCATGAATTTGGTTAAACCTGAGTGGGATGCGCACTGGTCACCGGGCGAGCATACCGGCACCTTTCGCGGCCAAAACCTCTCCTTTGTCGCAGGCACTGAAGCCTTAAAGTATTTTGAAGACCCTGATTTTCTCGACAGTGTGGCCAAAAAATCAGCCCTCATGCGCGAGCAATTGCGGCCGTTAGAGCGCCATGCCCAAATTCAAATCCGCGGTAAAGGGATGATGATCGGCATCGATATTCAAGATGGCGACATGGCCAAACGCGTGGTCAGTCGCTGTTTTGAGCAAGGGCTTTTATTGGGCGCCTGCGGCACGGGCGGTCGGGTGATTAAGCTGATTCCGCCGCTCACCATCGATGAAGACGATCTTATTACAGGGCTTGCCATTGTGGTAGACGCCATTACTTCTGAGCAAGGAGGTGATGATGCTCTCTCGTGA
- the doeB2 gene encoding N(2)-acetyl-L-2,4-diaminobutanoate deacetylase DoeB2 gives MLSSPWQELLAFATTIRHQLHQLPELTWQEERTAQLIRQILTDLDIPWRVCATFGTVATLNAQSSNRPHIALRADIDALPIQEQSQVPWQSEHDGVMHACGHDGHTAVLLATAKWLKMHEAELSAPVTLIFQPAEEGGHGAREMIADGALNEIDAIYGWHNWPAIPFAHCVCPDGVVMAGNATFRIILKGKGGHASQPEQCVDPVIAAAALTQNLQQIVSRRIAPQSPTVVSVTSIDANSSYTVIPESATLTGSIRIANMADKLPIERMIRQISIDTAATYGVTAVMDIHPRYRPTVNHPNAAEHARQCWAKLFGQESLNTQTPLPIMASEDFSYYLEKVAGAFALIGANDGVSAHGVDHQHPCHSAFYDFNDRLLERVIAWYAELVGISSPIAPK, from the coding sequence GTGCTATCTTCCCCTTGGCAAGAGCTACTGGCTTTTGCCACCACCATTCGCCACCAGCTTCATCAGCTGCCAGAGCTGACATGGCAAGAGGAAAGAACGGCGCAGCTGATTCGCCAAATCTTAACGGATCTCGATATTCCATGGCGTGTCTGCGCTACCTTTGGCACCGTGGCCACGCTCAATGCGCAATCGAGCAATCGCCCACATATTGCCCTTCGCGCTGATATCGATGCCCTGCCCATTCAAGAGCAAAGCCAAGTGCCTTGGCAGTCAGAGCATGACGGCGTGATGCATGCCTGCGGTCATGATGGACACACGGCTGTGCTACTGGCCACCGCAAAATGGCTCAAAATGCACGAAGCTGAGCTCAGCGCGCCCGTGACTCTGATTTTCCAACCGGCAGAAGAAGGCGGGCACGGCGCACGCGAGATGATTGCCGATGGTGCGCTCAATGAGATTGATGCCATTTATGGCTGGCACAATTGGCCGGCCATTCCCTTTGCTCATTGTGTTTGCCCTGATGGCGTGGTGATGGCTGGCAATGCCACCTTTCGCATTATTCTCAAAGGCAAAGGCGGCCATGCCAGTCAGCCAGAGCAATGTGTCGATCCGGTGATCGCCGCAGCAGCCCTCACTCAAAATCTGCAGCAAATCGTATCGCGACGTATTGCCCCGCAATCGCCCACCGTGGTGAGTGTCACCAGCATCGATGCCAATAGCAGTTATACCGTGATCCCAGAATCTGCCACCTTAACGGGCTCAATTCGCATCGCCAATATGGCCGATAAACTGCCCATCGAGCGCATGATTCGGCAGATCAGCATTGACACCGCCGCCACCTATGGCGTCACTGCGGTCATGGATATTCACCCGCGCTATCGCCCAACAGTAAATCACCCAAATGCAGCCGAACATGCACGCCAGTGCTGGGCCAAGCTTTTTGGACAGGAAAGTCTCAACACTCAGACACCCCTACCCATCATGGCATCGGAAGATTTTAGCTATTACTTAGAGAAGGTCGCTGGTGCGTTTGCGCTCATAGGTGCCAATGATGGGGTATCCGCACATGGGGTGGATCATCAACATCCCTGCCACAGCGCCTTTTATGATTTTAATGACCGTTTATTAGAGCGCGTGATCGCTTGGTACGCCGAGCTGGTGGGGATCAGCTCACCCATCGCACCCAAATAA
- the doeA gene encoding ectoine hydrolase: MLSRDDMTFPAAEYQMRLDALRRRIAERCMDAVVITDPENIMYLTDYQTSGYSFFQALIVPLEQEPIMITRAMEESNVIARTWVEHTRPYPDTGDAIQMLVETLREFHLADKRIGYERNSYFFPAYQQDFIHTTLVDGKLLDCFGIVEEGRICKSAAEIEIMRRAAHATEAGMKAGLAAAVEGVSENEIAAEISAAMFRAGGEAPAVMPYVTAGPRTMIGHATWEGRIVQPGEHVFLEVGGCYRRYHTAMMRTAVNGELTDSMYKAQELMKDALETLHHDVQPGMTVSDVDNLVRNIISHNDVGARLITRSGYSIGIAFPPSWDEGYICSLKQGNADVLKPGMTFHIIPWMWGVDGTKTCGISDTIYVTETGIESFFTLEKEFVVHPSQSAITPIQSAPQAITKAKAKAKNGKPS, encoded by the coding sequence ATGCTCTCTCGTGATGATATGACCTTTCCCGCCGCAGAATATCAGATGCGTTTGGATGCGCTGCGTCGCCGCATTGCTGAGCGCTGCATGGACGCTGTGGTGATCACCGATCCTGAGAACATCATGTATCTCACCGATTATCAAACCTCTGGCTATTCATTTTTTCAGGCACTGATCGTACCGCTAGAGCAAGAGCCCATCATGATCACCCGCGCCATGGAGGAGTCCAATGTCATTGCTCGCACATGGGTAGAGCATACGCGCCCCTACCCTGATACCGGCGATGCCATTCAAATGCTCGTAGAAACCCTGCGCGAGTTTCATCTGGCCGACAAGCGCATTGGCTATGAGCGCAATAGCTATTTCTTCCCCGCCTATCAACAAGACTTTATTCACACCACCTTGGTGGATGGCAAATTACTTGACTGTTTTGGCATTGTTGAAGAGGGACGCATTTGTAAATCTGCAGCTGAAATTGAGATCATGCGCCGCGCTGCCCATGCCACAGAAGCTGGGATGAAAGCAGGCCTCGCCGCTGCCGTGGAAGGGGTCAGTGAAAATGAGATTGCCGCAGAGATTAGCGCAGCAATGTTTCGTGCTGGCGGTGAAGCGCCAGCGGTGATGCCCTATGTCACCGCAGGACCGCGCACCATGATTGGCCATGCCACATGGGAAGGCCGTATCGTGCAGCCAGGCGAGCATGTATTTTTAGAAGTTGGCGGCTGTTATCGGCGCTACCACACTGCGATGATGCGCACAGCTGTAAATGGCGAGCTCACCGACTCTATGTATAAAGCGCAAGAGCTGATGAAAGATGCCTTAGAAACGCTGCATCATGACGTGCAGCCCGGCATGACGGTGTCCGATGTGGACAATTTGGTGCGCAATATCATCTCCCATAACGATGTCGGCGCGCGCTTAATTACCCGCTCAGGCTACTCTATCGGTATCGCTTTTCCACCCAGCTGGGATGAGGGCTATATCTGCAGCCTCAAGCAAGGCAATGCTGATGTGCTGAAACCGGGAATGACCTTTCATATCATCCCTTGGATGTGGGGCGTCGATGGCACCAAAACCTGCGGTATCTCGGACACCATTTATGTTACTGAGACAGGGATCGAGTCCTTTTTCACCCTTGAAAAAGAGTTTGTAGTGCATCCCAGCCAAAGTGCGATCACCCCCATTCAGTCCGCACCGCAAGCCATAACCAAGGCTAAAGCGAAAGCGAAAAACGGCAAGCCGTCATAA
- a CDS encoding NAD-dependent succinate-semialdehyde dehydrogenase: MSTPTSQSSAQPSAPPSTQPSAQSQIPESAASSQLVSINPATGQLIQQHLVLNEHAIERTIARAQGAYDCWRQLSYSARGEILKKVAKSLRSNKQQLGQLMTDEMGKPVKEAGPEVEKAAWCAEHYAEFTEAYLADEPIASDASHSYVHYQPLGPVLGIMPWNSPLWVTFRFLAPALMAGNTCVLKHDPHVQGCAQGIIQAFIDAGAPSDIVVNLPIENSQIEAVIRHPSIQAISFTGSARAGAIVAAQAASEIKPCVLELGGSDPCVILADADIDQATDIVTLSRTINAGQSCIAAKRVIVEAPIYSAVVERLKAKLGQLVVGDPNQLETDIGPLARDDLRQTLHRQVQQTIHQGARCLLGGEMPSGDGFYYPVTLLVDVPAQSCAMVEETFGPVMVVSCVEDAAQALSLANDTEYGLGAAIWTQSEEKARYFAEQLIAGQVAVNGIVKTDPRLPSGGVKRSGYGRELGPHGIKEFVNAKQIWLK; the protein is encoded by the coding sequence ATGTCGACCCCAACTTCTCAATCAAGTGCACAGCCAAGTGCACCGCCAAGTACACAGCCAAGCGCTCAATCACAAATACCCGAATCTGCGGCATCAAGCCAATTGGTGTCCATCAATCCAGCGACAGGTCAGCTGATTCAGCAACATTTGGTACTCAATGAGCATGCCATTGAGCGCACCATTGCCAGAGCGCAAGGTGCTTATGATTGCTGGCGACAGCTTTCATACAGCGCCCGAGGTGAGATTTTAAAAAAGGTCGCGAAATCGCTTCGCAGCAATAAACAGCAGCTTGGGCAATTGATGACAGATGAGATGGGAAAACCGGTCAAAGAAGCAGGCCCCGAGGTGGAAAAAGCCGCTTGGTGCGCCGAGCATTACGCCGAATTCACCGAGGCGTATTTGGCCGATGAGCCCATTGCATCCGATGCCAGCCACAGCTATGTGCACTATCAGCCGCTGGGACCAGTGCTTGGCATCATGCCGTGGAATTCCCCACTGTGGGTGACCTTTCGCTTTCTTGCGCCCGCGCTGATGGCTGGCAATACCTGCGTATTAAAACACGACCCGCACGTTCAAGGCTGCGCGCAAGGGATCATTCAAGCCTTTATCGATGCAGGCGCCCCTTCTGATATTGTGGTCAATTTGCCCATCGAAAATTCGCAAATTGAAGCTGTGATTCGCCATCCGTCCATTCAAGCCATCTCCTTTACCGGCTCAGCCCGAGCGGGTGCCATTGTCGCAGCGCAAGCAGCCAGTGAAATCAAACCCTGCGTACTTGAGCTGGGTGGCTCAGACCCCTGCGTCATTTTAGCGGATGCTGATATTGACCAAGCTACAGATATCGTGACACTGTCACGCACCATCAATGCAGGCCAGTCCTGCATTGCCGCCAAACGCGTTATTGTCGAAGCGCCTATCTATTCTGCTGTGGTTGAGCGCCTTAAAGCCAAACTCGGCCAGCTTGTGGTCGGCGATCCCAATCAGCTTGAAACAGATATCGGCCCCCTTGCTCGTGATGACTTACGACAAACGCTGCACCGCCAAGTGCAGCAAACCATCCACCAAGGTGCGCGCTGTTTGCTCGGCGGCGAGATGCCAAGTGGCGATGGATTTTACTATCCCGTCACTTTGCTTGTGGATGTACCCGCGCAAAGCTGCGCCATGGTTGAAGAAACCTTTGGCCCTGTGATGGTGGTCAGTTGTGTTGAGGATGCGGCGCAAGCGCTCAGTTTAGCTAACGATACCGAGTATGGCCTTGGCGCTGCGATTTGGACGCAAAGTGAAGAGAAAGCCCGCTACTTTGCTGAGCAACTCATTGCTGGCCAAGTGGCAGTAAATGGCATTGTAAAAACGGATCCAAGGCTTCCTAGTGGCGGCGTGAAGCGCTCGGGCTATGGCCGTGAACTTGGGCCTCATGGGATCAAAGAGTTCGTCAACGCCAAGCAGATTTGGCTGAAATAA